The sequence below is a genomic window from Draconibacterium halophilum.
AAAACGTAAAGAAACGTCTTCTGCATTCCTGGCTAAAAAATTAAAAGAAGCCGGTGTTGATGTTCAGTTGAAAACAAAATACACACCTGAAGACTGGGACGGTTTTAGAGAATTACTGGAGCAGTCGAATATTAAAGACAAAGAACTGATTCTGCGCGTACTTTCTATGTACAACGATCCTGAGGTTCGTGAGCGTGAAATCCGTAACTTAAGTGTAACCTTCACTGAAGTTGCTGATCAGATTCTTCCGGAGTTGCGTCGTGCAAAAATGACTACCAGCGTTGATATGATTGGTAAAACCGATGCCGAATTAAAAGCTGCTGCCAAAGCTGATCCTGCATCATTAAATCCTGCAGAATTGCTTTATGCTGCTACTTTGTACGCAGATCTTAACGAACAACTTTCAGTATACAACTCGTTCATGAAAATATATCCGAACGACTGGAGAGGACCAAACAACGCAGGGTATATAATGGTTCAACAATACAAATATGCTGATGCAAAACCATTATTCGAGAAAGCCGAGAAACTGGCAAACAGCGAGCCTATCGTTAAAAACAACGTTGGTGCTGTTACTTTAACTGAAGGCGATGTTGACGGTGCTGAAGCTTTATTTGGAGCTGCTGCAGGTGCCGGCGATGCCGTAAGTTACAACATGGGTATTGTGAGCATTAAAAAAGCAGAGTACGACAGAGCTGTTCAATACTTCAACCGCTTTGCTGATGTAAACTCAGGATTGGCAAAATTACTGGCCGGAAACAACAACGGAGCTGTAAAAGATCTTGACGCTTGTACACTTGAAGGTTGCTACATGACAGAATATTTCAAAGCTGTAATTGGTGCACGTACTGCAAAAGAATCGTTATTATTCGACAGCCTGAAAGCTGCTGTTGATATGAATGCCGGTTTGAAAGACGTAGCCAAAACTGATATGGAATTCGCAAAATATTTCGACAATGCTAAATTTAAAGCTATTGTTGACTAATACCAATTGTTTTTCAGTGTGAGCCATGAGTGAAGCACTGAAATTACAATGGTTAATGCCGATTGAAAAGTTAAAGACTCAATTTGATTTCACATCGGTATAATTAAGTTGTGATAAACTTATTGAAAGGGCGGTCGTTTGACCGCCCTTTTTTGTGCACCAACAATGCGACCTATAATTTTAAGACCAATACGGAACTGGGCTTTCTGTCTGGATTTCGAACAAAACTTCTAAACCAATTCAATTATTTTTGTTTTGTGCTATAAAGCATTAATGACATTTATCATATGATAAACAGGGGGCTTTGTACCTTAGTTATACATATGTTACCTGGACGCGCGCTTTACTCATATTCTCCAGCATAGCATACTTTATTAATTTTAAAACAATGAAAAATTTATTTTTTCTTTCAATTGCAAGCCTGTTACTATGCTTGTCTGGTTTCTCTTACTCTCAAATTGTCCTTCCTGATTACGAAGATGTATGTCCGGGACAGGAAATTGAATACACAGTTCAATCCAGCTATTATGGAAATGACCAATTTTTCACAGTGGAAAATGGAGTATTTGTTGAGCCTACAGACTCATATTTATTTAGTGGTGATAGTACGTCTATATTAATAGATGTAACGGATAGTACAGATACTTTTACAATCCGTTGATCAAATAATAATTCCAATTATGGAAGAATTATTTTAAATGCAGCTCAAACCCAAGATTTTAATATCCAGATTGTTCCTCCTCCCGCTTTCGGTATGGGACAACGTGAAAAAAGTATTTTAGTTGGGAATAACACATTTGATGTTCTCTTAAGTAGCATAGATGGTGTTACATATTTTGACAAGAGATCTACTAACATCTCATTGATTAATCGTTCAGAAAAACTATCGATTGGTATGAAACTTTATACTTTCTCGTATTCCATATCTGGAGATCAACCCGGTTGGATTTCATACCAAACTTATAACCCAAACGCTAACGACTGCGGAAGTAGATATAGTGAATGGGATACTATATATATCCAACGGAAATTGAATACTCCTGGAATCTCGGGGAGTAATATTATTTGTAACAATTATACCACATATACTGCAACTTCTTACGACACTCCAAGCGAAACATTTACGTGGAATGCAACAGATGGCGTAAAGATATATAAAAACGGACAATACCTTACATCCTACACAGGCACTGAAACTTCAGTTCTAGTCTATGAACCAGTTAGTGGCTCTGGGAATGGGAACGTTAAGGTAAAAGCTAATGCCACAAACTACGAATCAAGCAATCAAGCAATTAAGGAAGTATGGTTTGGTGACATGCATCCAATGAACATAAGATTAAACGACGCGATGATCGGATTCCCGAAATCAGAGTTTTGTTACGGTGATCCAAATCTCGTTGAAGCCTCTTTTATTGATGGCGATCCATATATTGATGAGTGGGATTGGGATGTAACTGGTGGTTATATCACTATCGAGAATCCTTATGATGACAAATCAAGGGCAACTATTCATCCAGCTAGCTATAGTTCGTTTAATGTAAAATTGAGAGCCCATAATTCATGCGGTTGGTCAGGATGGGCAGACATGGGAGTATCAGTAATCTCATGTGGAGGGTACTTTATGACAATGTTTCCCAACCCGGCAAGTTCTTATGTAGAACTTAGTTTTATAGACTCAGAAGTAGAGGAACCTAACTTAACAAAAAATAAGATTAAACTAAAAAAGGACAAAAAAGATACTGATAAAGATATTAAAGAATATTTGGTACTAATTTTGGATAAGAACGGAACAATAAGAAAATCAATTAAATCCAAATCATTAAATCTGAATATTAAAACAAGCGACTTAGAACCCGGAACGTATTTTTTACATCTCATCTACAATGATGAACTATATAAACAACAATTAATAATTCAATAATTTTTAAACCATGAAAACACATCTATTATTTTTAATTCTTTTTTTTCTTATTTCTTGTATAGTCTCAGCCCAACCACAGAAAGGCTCGATTGAGTTTGGCGGATCTGGTACTTATTCAAAATCTTACAACAATGGTGAAAAAAGAACCAGTACTTTTTCCGTAAGTGCCCACAGTAGCTATTTTGTACTACCCAATTTATCGGTTGGGGCTAAAGTGTTTTATGAGAAACTAAAAGATTCGAAAGTGACTTATGATCCTGAAAACAGTCAGTTTATAGTAGGGCCAACTATTGAAGCCTACCTTTTAAACAAAGAAAAATTCGGAGTTTCTATAAAGTCAACGGCTAATTTTGCTTTAAGCAGCGATTACATCTTTGACGATTCCAAATACACATCATTTTCAGTTGGCCCAAAAGGGATTTGGAACATAAGTCCCAATATCAGCACTTATCTGTGGTTTGCCTACAGGGATGTCAAAAACCGGGATGACTATACACAAAATGGCTCTGTCTTTCCTAGCGATAACTTTGATATTCGCTGGGGATTTAGCTATTATCTGCATCGAAAAGAAAAAACAGAATAATTACAAAAAAGGGCGATCGTTTGATCGCCCTTTTTTTTGTTTGATTCTGGCAGATATCTTTTGCACCGTACTTCAGTGCGGTGTCTGAATTAGGTATTGATATTTTTTGGCTTTAGCCTTTAATCTGATGATTTTTAAAGGCTAAAGCCAATTTTAGTTTGCTTATGAAATCACCGCACTGAAGTACGGTGCAAAACAACTCAGTTTTCATGTTATCCTATTATGACAAAACCTCTTTTTTAATCCTGCGTAAAACACTATTTTTCAAGCTCAAATAGTTAAGGAAAATTCAATTAAAAGTTATGGAGTACATTAATAAATATGTAGAGGAAAACAAAGACCGGTTTTTGGAGGAATTATTCGGATTGATCCGCATTCCGTCAATCAGTTCAATTGCCGACCACAAACCGGATATGTACAAAGCTGCCGAATACTGGAAAAAAACATTACTGGAAGCCGGAGCTGACAAAGCCACTATTTATGAAACCGCCGGAAACCCGGTTACTTACGGTGAAAAGATCATTGATCCGTTGCTGCCAACCGTTTTGGTTTACGGCCACATGGATGTTATGCCGGTTGATCCCATTGATTTATGGGACACGCCTCCGTTTGAACCACAAGTGCGCGATGGAAAGAT
It includes:
- a CDS encoding tetratricopeptide repeat protein; the encoded protein is MRRINFKPYALFVGVAVLLSGCSGLNKMKKNADQINFKVTPEVLEAHAGEVDLAIDTRFPAKYFNKKVTLTATPVLKYEGGETAYQPVSVQGENVEANNKVISYNGGNVSYKDAVDYEKAMAKSELYVNIKASQGAKSVDFEPIKVADGVIATSEKVIMIPKAILGVQREANNSGKYDPSIDAFQRIVPDEMTADIKYLINRSNLRREETSKGEVTALEDYTKKANEEERIDLKDVEVSAYASPDGEIDLNTDLAAKRKETSSAFLAKKLKEAGVDVQLKTKYTPEDWDGFRELLEQSNIKDKELILRVLSMYNDPEVREREIRNLSVTFTEVADQILPELRRAKMTTSVDMIGKTDAELKAAAKADPASLNPAELLYAATLYADLNEQLSVYNSFMKIYPNDWRGPNNAGYIMVQQYKYADAKPLFEKAEKLANSEPIVKNNVGAVTLTEGDVDGAEALFGAAAGAGDAVSYNMGIVSIKKAEYDRAVQYFNRFADVNSGLAKLLAGNNNGAVKDLDACTLEGCYMTEYFKAVIGARTAKESLLFDSLKAAVDMNAGLKDVAKTDMEFAKYFDNAKFKAIVD
- a CDS encoding T9SS type A sorting domain-containing protein: MGQREKSILVGNNTFDVLLSSIDGVTYFDKRSTNISLINRSEKLSIGMKLYTFSYSISGDQPGWISYQTYNPNANDCGSRYSEWDTIYIQRKLNTPGISGSNIICNNYTTYTATSYDTPSETFTWNATDGVKIYKNGQYLTSYTGTETSVLVYEPVSGSGNGNVKVKANATNYESSNQAIKEVWFGDMHPMNIRLNDAMIGFPKSEFCYGDPNLVEASFIDGDPYIDEWDWDVTGGYITIENPYDDKSRATIHPASYSSFNVKLRAHNSCGWSGWADMGVSVISCGGYFMTMFPNPASSYVELSFIDSEVEEPNLTKNKIKLKKDKKDTDKDIKEYLVLILDKNGTIRKSIKSKSLNLNIKTSDLEPGTYFLHLIYNDELYKQQLIIQ